One region of Pogoniulus pusillus isolate bPogPus1 chromosome 19, bPogPus1.pri, whole genome shotgun sequence genomic DNA includes:
- the LOC135184018 gene encoding phosphatidylinositol-binding clathrin assembly protein-like isoform X4 gives MMSGQSITDRITAAQHSVTGSAVAKAVCKATTHEVMGPKKKHLDYLIQCTNEMNVNIPQLADTLFERTANSSWVVVFKALITTHHLMMYGNERFIQYLASRNTLFNLNNYLDKSAMQGYDMSTFIRRYSRYLNEKALSYRLVAVDFTKMKRGIDGVMRTMNAEKLLKTLPIIQNQLDALLDFDANPNELTNGVINAAFMLLFKDSIRLFAAYNEGIINLLERYFDMKKNQCKEGLDIYKKFLARMTKLSEFLKVAEQVGIDQGDIPDLTQAPSSLLEALEQHLASVEGKKTKEVSAASRASALSSAVSTLANTGMSFSRMDEKEKQQALEEEQARLQALKEQRLREISVVSNSTSTSASPSTLSGKSVNTTVAVDLFAVPAPTTNSMPNLSSDLFDLQPTFVPTVQSTPAISTSASSAWGGPFSSSNGCVGSPPHLDIFDMKPVEEAVKSTTPFINSTFSSKQTVELFSDDFSGHKPTYASVYHPVTLDGFPLHSAPPSTTSSTINVDFDAVFGGKSTAPEYRATNDDVLQPTVPLQSQRAASVNQQSGKILADDLDSSLANLVGNLGFGGTPSKKSDMQWTQPAEKKLTGGTNWQAKTSTSTTWSPTPLPTIPHRFYHTKHCYNLCRGP, from the exons ATCTCATACAGTGCACAAATGAAATGAATGTGAATATTCCACAGCTGGCAGACACACTCTTTGAGAGAACTGCGAACAGTAGCTGGGTTGTAGTCTTCAAAGCTCTAATTACAACACACCACCTCATGATGTATGGAAACGAG CGCTTTATCCAGTATCTTGCATCCCGAAACACTCTGTTCAATTTAAATAACTACCTGGACAAAAGTGCCATGCAAG GCTATGATATGTCTACCTTCATTAGGAGATACAGTAGATACTTGAATGAAAAAGCACTTTCATATAGACTTGTAGCAGTTGACTTCACCAAAATGAAAAGAGG GATAGATGGAGTGATGAGAACCATGAATGCTGAAAAGCTGCTGAAAACCCTCCCAATCATACAGAACCAGCTTGATGCACTCCTTGATTTTGAT GCAAATCCAAATGAACTAACAAATGGTGTTATAAATGCTGCCTTCATGCTCCTCTTTAAGGATTCCATTAGACTTTTTGCAGCATACAATGAGGGGATTATTAATCTTTTAG AAAGATATTTTGATATGAAGAAGAACCAGTGCAAAGAAGGCTTGGATATTTACAAAAAATTTCTAGCCAGAATGACCAAATTGTCAGAATTTCTCAAAGTAGCAGAG CAAGTTGGAATTGATCAGGGTGACATTCCAGATCTTACTCAG GCACCTAGCAGCTTGcttgaagcactggaacagcatTTGGCTTCTgtggagggaaagaaaacaaaagaagtctctgctgccagcag AGCTAGTGCCCTATCAAGTGCTGTTTCCACACTTGCCAATACAGGAATGTCATTTAGCAGGAtggatgaaaaagaaaagcagcaggcatTGGAGGAGGAGCAAGCTAGACTGCAGGCACTTAAG GAGCAGCGATTAAGAGAGATTTCTGTAGTATCAAATTCCACTTCCACATCAGCATCCCCAAGCACCTTGTCAGGAAAAAGTGTGAATACCACTGTAGCTGTTGACCTCTTTGCAGTACCAGCACCCACAACGAATAG CATGCCCAACCTTTCTAGTGATCTCTTTGATCTTCAGCCTACATTTGTTCCAACTGTTCAGAGTACTCCAGCTATATCAACATCAGCAAGCAGTGCTTGGGGAG GTCCTTTCTCGTCCTCAAATGGTTGTGTTGGTTCTCCACCTCATCTGGACATCTTTGACATGAAGCCAGTTGAAGAAGCTGTAAAATCTACCACCCCTTTCATCAATTCTACTTTTTCCTCCAAACAAACGGTGGAGCTGTTTAGtg ATGACTTTAGTGGTCATAAACCTACATATGCTTCTGTGTATCATCCTGTGACTCTTGATG GTTTTCCTCTTCATTCAGCCCCTCCAAGTACCACCTCTTCAACAATTAATGTGGACTTCGATGCTGTTTTTGGAGGAAAGTCTACAGCACCAGAGTACAGGGCTACAAACG ATGATGTATTGCAACCCACGGTACCGCTACAGAGTCAAAGAGCTGCTTCAGTCAACCAACAGAGTGGAAAAATTTTGGCAGATGACCTTGATTCTTCACTTGCTAATCTGGTAGGAA ATCTTGGCTTTGGAGGAACTCCATCCAAAAA ATCAGATATGCAGTGGacccagcctgcagagaaaaaaCTTACTGGTGGAACAAACTGGCAAGCAAAAACAAGCACATCGACCACGTGGAGCCCCACTCCCTTACCTACTATCCCACACAGG tTTTATCACACGAAGCACTGCTACAACCTATGCAGAGGACCTTAA